The Synchiropus splendidus isolate RoL2022-P1 chromosome 11, RoL_Sspl_1.0, whole genome shotgun sequence genome contains a region encoding:
- the f8 gene encoding coagulation factor VIII isoform X2, with the protein MFAVFDENKSWYGEVGERKSRGRYQRTKSKDEYHTINGYINSTLPGLTMCQGKTNVFWHLIGLGTAPRIHSIQFQHHALQVLNHRKVTLEMTSMSLITAEMRPATVGHFSISCQIHAHRSDGMQAEFTVDKCPTVAPPPGPDRRNAKHSDYDYFDVEIMAPFEPRSRGPHPQSWEHFIAAEEITWDYAPHLSSSDSELQSRYLPSRPHHSSYRYKKVAYVEYTDASFTRRKHPANTFLGPLLKGKINDQLRITFKNLASRPYNIYPNSLSNVSPMYRSVNAAKNDLRSLGIQPNDTFGYIWKLTPEDGPLEGDPPCLTQLYQSAVSPEEDLASGLVGSLLVCGYEALDPSGNLTGADQDSALIFGVFDENKSWYREENIPESARNSSQITEAEFYNSNVIYSINGLMFRGRGFVMCKTDVAFWHVASVGTQSDFLSVYFTGNLFLNQGLYHSVLTLFPMTGMTVAMEMELMGEWEISAFDGSLRNQGMSVYYVVRTCNKRENPMVDDDDDIEEDISDYMDLIDQQPRGFKPQKLKMMIELCRKVWDYQNATTGSGKESLPDAGNQTTVSEGLIPLDVLKELEEEEKMDSQNETEFEGRARQRREAEGNWTDGEHKENMIVQDQGKVLDNHTDGASEDENIKRIAEYNEIIPEGTRAPKTEIPAGEEGEFQGMDLGLVPPSQYPEDQMDYPPGEDYSYLTLDNNGTHFDLSLEYDDYSDESNITFDGFGAAHIDVRSGGSKFSHYYIAAQEVTWDYGIPKPQQLLTPREMQRGMRKFLPDYKKVVFREYRDKTFQEPLHRGVLAEHLGLMGPLIRAEIGDLLYVVFKNNASRPFSFHLHGIYDHSQGAGFTQSLSSSAPFGVPGDPVPPGQARTYVWKVSEKQGPSQAEFDCKPGAYYSTVDKERDLHSGLIGPLLICRSGTQGRRLNTTIQEFSLLFHSFDETKSWYFEENLQRHCAPPCHANPEDPWYHTSNTFSAINGYVAETLPGLLVAQHQLVRWHLMNVGRDGEYHAVQFHGLPFTVHTEKQHRMGVFNLFPGVFGSVEMRPSTAGTWLVECTVGDYQLAGMRAKLLVYDPRCKQPLGMRSGRINDSQIIASDHIGRWEPQLARLHQSGYINAWMGRSASSWIQIDLLKPMLVHGVQTQGVRSKLKDYYVSHFLVSHSLDQETWMPYRGNTSRESKIFSGSIDSSTVKQNLFHHPFVARYVRILPRNPRPALRLELLGCDLNSCSFPLGLQKLLIPDTDLRASSNYSSFLRHWGSNLARLHLEGSVNAWRPKTNNPHEWLEVDLGSVKRITGVVTQGAKSLLTPMMVTEFAVSVSDDRQSWSSAMEPGSQRVKIFPGNSDPDEEAYNVIEPPLFGRYIRINPRGWINDIALRLEVLGCDTQQSY; encoded by the exons ATGTTCGCTGTGTTTGATGAGAATAAGAGCTGGTACGGTGAGGTGGGAGAAAGGAAGAGCAGGGGGAGGTATCAGAGGACGAAGAGCAAGGATGAGTATCACACCATCAACGGATACATCAACTCTACTTTGCCTG GCTTGACTATGTGCCAAGGAAAGACTAATGTGTTTTGGCATCTAATTGGACTGGGAACAGCTCCCAGAATTCACTCCATTCAGTTCCAGCATCACGCTCTGCAG GTCCTAAATCACCGTAAGGTCACGCTGGAGATGACATCAATGAGCCTCATCACTGCCGAGATGAGACCTGCCACCGTCGGCCACTTCTCCATCAGTTGTCAGATCCACGCTCACCGCTCTG ATGGGATGCAAGCGGAATTCACTGTGGACAAATGCCCCACAGTGGCTCCCCCGCCGGGGCCGGATCGGCGCAACGCCAAGCACAGTGACTATGACTATTTCGACGTTGAGATCATGGCACCGTTTGAACCCAGATCCAGAGGTCCTCATCCCCAGAGCTGGGAGCATTTTATTGCTGCAGAAGAAATCACTTGGGATTatgctcctcatctctcctcctctgacag TGAGCTGCAGTCCAGGTATCTTCCATCCCGCCCTCACCACTCCAGCTACAGGTATAAAAAGGTGGCGTATGTGGAATACACCGACGCATCCTTCACTCGGAGGAAGCATCCGGCCAATACATTTTTAGGCCCACTTCTGAAGGGGAAAATCAACGATCAGCTTCGT ATAACCTTCAAAAACCTGGCCAGTCGTCCTTACAACATCTACCCCAACAGCCTCTCCAACGTCTCTCCAATGTATCGATCTGTGAACG CAGCTAAAAATGACCTGCGCTCACTGGGCATTCAGCCCAACGACACATTCGGATACATTTGGAAGCTGACCCCTGAGGACGGACCGCTGGAGGGCGACCCTCCGTGTCTGACCCAGCTGTATCAGAGCGCAGTCTCTCCAGAGGAAGACTTGGCTTCGGGGCTGGTTGGAAGTCTGCTGGTCTGCGGATACGAAGCCCTCGACCCGAGTGGAAACCTG ACCGGCGCAGATCAGGATTCCGCTCTGATATTTGGCGTCTTTGACGAAAACAAAAGTTGGTACCGTGAAGAAAACATTCCAGAATCAGCGAGGAACTCTTCCCAGATCACAGAAGCTGAATTTTACAACTCCAATGTCATATACA GTATAAACGGCCTCATGTTCCGTGGGCGTGGGTTTGTGATGTGCAAGACTGATGTGGCCTTCTGGCACGTGGCCAGCGTGGGCACCCAAAGTGACTTCCTCTCAGTCTACTTCACGGGGAACCTCTTCTTAAACCAGGGCCTTTATCACTCAGTGCTCACTCTGTTCCCAATGACTGGCATGACTGTCGCCATGGAGATGGAGCTGATGG GCGAGTGGGAGATCAGCGCCTTCGATGGAAGCCTCAGGAACCAAGGGATGAGTGTCTATTACGTCGTCCGAACCTGTAACAAGAGAGAAAACCCCATGgtggacgatgatgatgacattGAAGAAGACATCTCTGACTACATGGACCTGATTGATCAGCAGCCGAGAGGTTTTAAACCTCAGAAACTTAAAATGATGATCGAGCTGTGCAGAAAAGTTTGGGACTACCAGAATGCTACCACAGGAAGTGGTAAGGAAAGTCTTCCGGATGCAGGAAACCAAACCACAGTGTCCGAAGGACTGATTCCTCTGGATGTGTTGAAGGagttggaggaagaagagaagatgGATTCACAGAATGAAACGGAGTTCGAAGGACGTGcgagacagaggagagaagcagAGGGCAATTGGACCGATGGAGAACACAAGGAAAACATGATAGTACAGGATCAGGGGAAAGTTTTGGACAATCATACGGACGGTGCGTCAGAAGACGAAAATATCAAGAGGATTGCAGAGTATAATGAAATCATCCCGGAGGGAACCAGAGCACCAAAGACAGAGATTCCTGCTGGCGAGGAGGGTGAATTTCAGGGCATGGATCTTGGTCTTGTTCCTCCGAGTCAATACCCTGAGGACCAAATGGATTACCCGCCCGGTGAGGATTACAGTTACCTCACGCTGGACAACAACGGCACACACTTTGATCTGTCTCTGGAGTACGACGACTACAGCGACGAG AGCAACATCACGTTCGATGGATTTGGAGCCGCACATATTGATGTGAGATCCGGTGGGAGTAAATTTAGCCACTACTATATCGCCGCCCAGGAGGTCACATGGGACTATGGCATCCCGAAGCCACAGCAGCTTCTAACACCAAG GGAGATGCAACGTGGGATGAGGAAGTTCCTGCCTGACTACAAGAAGGTGGTGTTTCGAGAGTACAGGGATAAGACGTTTCAAGAGCCTCTTCACAGAGGCGTGTTGGCGGAGCACCTGGGACTCATGGGGCCCTTAATCAGAGCAGAGATTGGTGATCTTCTTTAC GTGGTATTCAAGAACAACGCATCCAGACCCTTTTCCTTCCACCTACATGGAATTTATGACCACAGCCAGGGGGCCGGCTTCACTCAGAgcctttcttcttctgctccgTTCGGTGTTCCTGGGGATCCGGTTCCCCCCGGACAGGCACGCACGTACGTCTGGAAGGTGTCTGAGAAACAGGGACCTTCCCAAGCAGAATTCGACTGCAAACCTGGAGCGTACTACTCCACTGTGGACAAG GAGCGAGACCTTCACTCGGGGCTGATCGGCCCCTTGCTTATTTGCCGAAGCGGGACCCAGGGCCGAAGGCTGAACACCACCATCCAGGagttctccctcctcttccactCTTTTGATGAGACGAAAAGCTGGTACTTTGAGGAGAACCTGCAGAGGCACTGCGCTCCTCCCTGTCATGCTAATCCCGAGGACCCCTGGTACCACACCAGTAACACGTTTTCAG CGATCAACGGCTATGTGGCGGAGACTCTCCCCGGTCTGCTGGTGGCACAGCATCAGCTAGTGAGGTGGCACCTCATGAATGTGGGGCGCGATGGAGAGTATCACGCTGTCCAGTTCCATGGCCTGCCCTTCACCGTGCACACTGAAAAGCAGCATCGTATGGGGGTCTTCAACCTCTTCCCTG GTGTGTTTGGCTCTGTGGAAATGAGACCCTCCACGGCCGGCACCTGGCTGGTGGAGTGCACTGTAGGAGACTATCAGCTGGCTGGCATGAGGGCCAAGCTCCTGGTTTATGACCCGC GATGCAAGCAGCCCCTGGGCATGAGGTCAGGGAGGATCAATGATTCACAGATCATTGCATCAGACCACATCG GACGCTGGGAGCCGCAACTGGCCCGACTGCATCAGTCCGGATACATCAACGCCTGGATGGGCAGGAGTGCTTCCTCCTGGATTCAG ATTGACCTCCTAAAGCCCATGCTGGTGCACGGAGTGCAGACCCAGGGTGTCCGCTCCAAACTGAAGGATTACTACGTCTCACACTTCCTCGTCTCCCACAGCCTCGACCAGGAGACCTGGATGCCCTACCGGGGAAATACGAGCAGAGAGAGCAAG ATCTTCTCTGGGAGCATTGACAGTTCCACGGTGAAGCAGAACCTCTTCCATCACCCCTTTGTGGCACGTTACGTCCGAATCCTCCCGCGGAACCCCAGGCCTGCGCTGCGGCTGGAGCTGCTGGGCTGTGACCTCAACA GCTGCTCCTTCCCGCTTGGCCTCCAGAAGTTATTAATTCCCGACACCGACCTCCGTGCCTCCTCGAATTATTCGTCGTTCCTGCGGCACTGGGGCTCAAACCTCGCTCGGCTCCATCTGGAGGGCAGCGTCAACGCCTGGAGGCCAAAG ACCAACAACCCTCATGAGTGGCTGGAGGTGGACCTGGGGAGTGTCAAGCGCATCACGGGGGTGGTGACCCAGGGGGCCAAGTCACTGCTGACACCGATGATGGTGACAGAGTTTGCAGTCTCCGTCAGCGACGACAGACAATCCTGGAGCTCTGCCATGGAGCCCGGCTCCCAGAGAGTAAAG ATTTTCCCTGGGAACAGTGACCCTGATGAGGAAGCCTACAACGTGATCGAGCCTCCACTCTTTGGCCGCTACATCCGCATCAATCCCCGAGGATGGATCAACGACATCGCTCTGCGCCTGGAGGTGCTGGGCTGCGACACACAACAGTCCTACTGA
- the f8 gene encoding coagulation factor VIII isoform X1, whose amino-acid sequence MIQLLLLLLLLCAAGAQPHPPVTVRNYYIAAVEIGWDYIHLDGGSAGSEQRAKLKDTAKKYIKAVYREYTDSTYSVPKPRPPWAGIQGPVIYAQPRDRVVVHFKNLASQPYSISPVGVTYWKQSEGVGYDDSTAGQEKEDDAVAPGGYYEYVWEISPNDGPTASDPECLTYSYSSQVNPVRDVNSGLIGALLICKKPGPLNEKGERKNPAFVLMFAVFDENKSWYGEVGERKSRGRYQRTKSKDEYHTINGYINSTLPGLTMCQGKTNVFWHLIGLGTAPRIHSIQFQHHALQVLNHRKVTLEMTSMSLITAEMRPATVGHFSISCQIHAHRSDGMQAEFTVDKCPTVAPPPGPDRRNAKHSDYDYFDVEIMAPFEPRSRGPHPQSWEHFIAAEEITWDYAPHLSSSDSELQSRYLPSRPHHSSYRYKKVAYVEYTDASFTRRKHPANTFLGPLLKGKINDQLRITFKNLASRPYNIYPNSLSNVSPMYRSVNAAKNDLRSLGIQPNDTFGYIWKLTPEDGPLEGDPPCLTQLYQSAVSPEEDLASGLVGSLLVCGYEALDPSGNLTGADQDSALIFGVFDENKSWYREENIPESARNSSQITEAEFYNSNVIYSINGLMFRGRGFVMCKTDVAFWHVASVGTQSDFLSVYFTGNLFLNQGLYHSVLTLFPMTGMTVAMEMELMGEWEISAFDGSLRNQGMSVYYVVRTCNKRENPMVDDDDDIEEDISDYMDLIDQQPRGFKPQKLKMMIELCRKVWDYQNATTGSGKESLPDAGNQTTVSEGLIPLDVLKELEEEEKMDSQNETEFEGRARQRREAEGNWTDGEHKENMIVQDQGKVLDNHTDGASEDENIKRIAEYNEIIPEGTRAPKTEIPAGEEGEFQGMDLGLVPPSQYPEDQMDYPPGEDYSYLTLDNNGTHFDLSLEYDDYSDESNITFDGFGAAHIDVRSGGSKFSHYYIAAQEVTWDYGIPKPQQLLTPREMQRGMRKFLPDYKKVVFREYRDKTFQEPLHRGVLAEHLGLMGPLIRAEIGDLLYVVFKNNASRPFSFHLHGIYDHSQGAGFTQSLSSSAPFGVPGDPVPPGQARTYVWKVSEKQGPSQAEFDCKPGAYYSTVDKERDLHSGLIGPLLICRSGTQGRRLNTTIQEFSLLFHSFDETKSWYFEENLQRHCAPPCHANPEDPWYHTSNTFSAINGYVAETLPGLLVAQHQLVRWHLMNVGRDGEYHAVQFHGLPFTVHTEKQHRMGVFNLFPGVFGSVEMRPSTAGTWLVECTVGDYQLAGMRAKLLVYDPRCKQPLGMRSGRINDSQIIASDHIGRWEPQLARLHQSGYINAWMGRSASSWIQIDLLKPMLVHGVQTQGVRSKLKDYYVSHFLVSHSLDQETWMPYRGNTSRESKIFSGSIDSSTVKQNLFHHPFVARYVRILPRNPRPALRLELLGCDLNSCSFPLGLQKLLIPDTDLRASSNYSSFLRHWGSNLARLHLEGSVNAWRPKTNNPHEWLEVDLGSVKRITGVVTQGAKSLLTPMMVTEFAVSVSDDRQSWSSAMEPGSQRVKIFPGNSDPDEEAYNVIEPPLFGRYIRINPRGWINDIALRLEVLGCDTQQSY is encoded by the exons AtgatccagctgctgctgctgctgctgctcctctgcgcCGCTGGAGCGCAGCCGCATCCTCCCGTGACCGTCAGAAACTACTACATCGCTGCAGTGGAAATTGGCTGGGACTACATTCACCTGGACGGTGGGAGCGCAGGCTCTGAGCAAAG AGCCAAACTCAAAGACACCGCCAAAAAGTACATCAAAGCAGTTTACAGAGAGTACACGGATTCCACCTACAGCGTCCCCAAACCCAGACCTCCCTGGGCAGG TATTCAAGGTCCAGTCATCTACGCGCAGCCGAGGGACCGTGTGGTGGTCCACTTCAAAAACCTGGCCTCACAGCCGTACAGCATCAGCCCTGTTGGAGTCACCTACTGGAAACAGAGTGAAG GAGTTGGGTATGATGACTCCACAGCAGGCCAGGAAAAGGAAGACGATGCTGTGGCCCCTGGTGGATACTATGAGTATGTTTGGGAGATTAGTCCTAATGACGGTCCAACGGCGAGCGACCCCGAGTGCCTCACCTACTCCTACTCATCCCAGGTGAATCCTGTGAGGGATGTGAACTCAGGACTCATCGGAGCGTTGCTCATCTGCAAGAAACCTG GTCCGTTGAACGAAAAAGGCGAGAGGAAAAATCCAGCCTTCGTCCTCATGTTCGCTGTGTTTGATGAGAATAAGAGCTGGTACGGTGAGGTGGGAGAAAGGAAGAGCAGGGGGAGGTATCAGAGGACGAAGAGCAAGGATGAGTATCACACCATCAACGGATACATCAACTCTACTTTGCCTG GCTTGACTATGTGCCAAGGAAAGACTAATGTGTTTTGGCATCTAATTGGACTGGGAACAGCTCCCAGAATTCACTCCATTCAGTTCCAGCATCACGCTCTGCAG GTCCTAAATCACCGTAAGGTCACGCTGGAGATGACATCAATGAGCCTCATCACTGCCGAGATGAGACCTGCCACCGTCGGCCACTTCTCCATCAGTTGTCAGATCCACGCTCACCGCTCTG ATGGGATGCAAGCGGAATTCACTGTGGACAAATGCCCCACAGTGGCTCCCCCGCCGGGGCCGGATCGGCGCAACGCCAAGCACAGTGACTATGACTATTTCGACGTTGAGATCATGGCACCGTTTGAACCCAGATCCAGAGGTCCTCATCCCCAGAGCTGGGAGCATTTTATTGCTGCAGAAGAAATCACTTGGGATTatgctcctcatctctcctcctctgacag TGAGCTGCAGTCCAGGTATCTTCCATCCCGCCCTCACCACTCCAGCTACAGGTATAAAAAGGTGGCGTATGTGGAATACACCGACGCATCCTTCACTCGGAGGAAGCATCCGGCCAATACATTTTTAGGCCCACTTCTGAAGGGGAAAATCAACGATCAGCTTCGT ATAACCTTCAAAAACCTGGCCAGTCGTCCTTACAACATCTACCCCAACAGCCTCTCCAACGTCTCTCCAATGTATCGATCTGTGAACG CAGCTAAAAATGACCTGCGCTCACTGGGCATTCAGCCCAACGACACATTCGGATACATTTGGAAGCTGACCCCTGAGGACGGACCGCTGGAGGGCGACCCTCCGTGTCTGACCCAGCTGTATCAGAGCGCAGTCTCTCCAGAGGAAGACTTGGCTTCGGGGCTGGTTGGAAGTCTGCTGGTCTGCGGATACGAAGCCCTCGACCCGAGTGGAAACCTG ACCGGCGCAGATCAGGATTCCGCTCTGATATTTGGCGTCTTTGACGAAAACAAAAGTTGGTACCGTGAAGAAAACATTCCAGAATCAGCGAGGAACTCTTCCCAGATCACAGAAGCTGAATTTTACAACTCCAATGTCATATACA GTATAAACGGCCTCATGTTCCGTGGGCGTGGGTTTGTGATGTGCAAGACTGATGTGGCCTTCTGGCACGTGGCCAGCGTGGGCACCCAAAGTGACTTCCTCTCAGTCTACTTCACGGGGAACCTCTTCTTAAACCAGGGCCTTTATCACTCAGTGCTCACTCTGTTCCCAATGACTGGCATGACTGTCGCCATGGAGATGGAGCTGATGG GCGAGTGGGAGATCAGCGCCTTCGATGGAAGCCTCAGGAACCAAGGGATGAGTGTCTATTACGTCGTCCGAACCTGTAACAAGAGAGAAAACCCCATGgtggacgatgatgatgacattGAAGAAGACATCTCTGACTACATGGACCTGATTGATCAGCAGCCGAGAGGTTTTAAACCTCAGAAACTTAAAATGATGATCGAGCTGTGCAGAAAAGTTTGGGACTACCAGAATGCTACCACAGGAAGTGGTAAGGAAAGTCTTCCGGATGCAGGAAACCAAACCACAGTGTCCGAAGGACTGATTCCTCTGGATGTGTTGAAGGagttggaggaagaagagaagatgGATTCACAGAATGAAACGGAGTTCGAAGGACGTGcgagacagaggagagaagcagAGGGCAATTGGACCGATGGAGAACACAAGGAAAACATGATAGTACAGGATCAGGGGAAAGTTTTGGACAATCATACGGACGGTGCGTCAGAAGACGAAAATATCAAGAGGATTGCAGAGTATAATGAAATCATCCCGGAGGGAACCAGAGCACCAAAGACAGAGATTCCTGCTGGCGAGGAGGGTGAATTTCAGGGCATGGATCTTGGTCTTGTTCCTCCGAGTCAATACCCTGAGGACCAAATGGATTACCCGCCCGGTGAGGATTACAGTTACCTCACGCTGGACAACAACGGCACACACTTTGATCTGTCTCTGGAGTACGACGACTACAGCGACGAG AGCAACATCACGTTCGATGGATTTGGAGCCGCACATATTGATGTGAGATCCGGTGGGAGTAAATTTAGCCACTACTATATCGCCGCCCAGGAGGTCACATGGGACTATGGCATCCCGAAGCCACAGCAGCTTCTAACACCAAG GGAGATGCAACGTGGGATGAGGAAGTTCCTGCCTGACTACAAGAAGGTGGTGTTTCGAGAGTACAGGGATAAGACGTTTCAAGAGCCTCTTCACAGAGGCGTGTTGGCGGAGCACCTGGGACTCATGGGGCCCTTAATCAGAGCAGAGATTGGTGATCTTCTTTAC GTGGTATTCAAGAACAACGCATCCAGACCCTTTTCCTTCCACCTACATGGAATTTATGACCACAGCCAGGGGGCCGGCTTCACTCAGAgcctttcttcttctgctccgTTCGGTGTTCCTGGGGATCCGGTTCCCCCCGGACAGGCACGCACGTACGTCTGGAAGGTGTCTGAGAAACAGGGACCTTCCCAAGCAGAATTCGACTGCAAACCTGGAGCGTACTACTCCACTGTGGACAAG GAGCGAGACCTTCACTCGGGGCTGATCGGCCCCTTGCTTATTTGCCGAAGCGGGACCCAGGGCCGAAGGCTGAACACCACCATCCAGGagttctccctcctcttccactCTTTTGATGAGACGAAAAGCTGGTACTTTGAGGAGAACCTGCAGAGGCACTGCGCTCCTCCCTGTCATGCTAATCCCGAGGACCCCTGGTACCACACCAGTAACACGTTTTCAG CGATCAACGGCTATGTGGCGGAGACTCTCCCCGGTCTGCTGGTGGCACAGCATCAGCTAGTGAGGTGGCACCTCATGAATGTGGGGCGCGATGGAGAGTATCACGCTGTCCAGTTCCATGGCCTGCCCTTCACCGTGCACACTGAAAAGCAGCATCGTATGGGGGTCTTCAACCTCTTCCCTG GTGTGTTTGGCTCTGTGGAAATGAGACCCTCCACGGCCGGCACCTGGCTGGTGGAGTGCACTGTAGGAGACTATCAGCTGGCTGGCATGAGGGCCAAGCTCCTGGTTTATGACCCGC GATGCAAGCAGCCCCTGGGCATGAGGTCAGGGAGGATCAATGATTCACAGATCATTGCATCAGACCACATCG GACGCTGGGAGCCGCAACTGGCCCGACTGCATCAGTCCGGATACATCAACGCCTGGATGGGCAGGAGTGCTTCCTCCTGGATTCAG ATTGACCTCCTAAAGCCCATGCTGGTGCACGGAGTGCAGACCCAGGGTGTCCGCTCCAAACTGAAGGATTACTACGTCTCACACTTCCTCGTCTCCCACAGCCTCGACCAGGAGACCTGGATGCCCTACCGGGGAAATACGAGCAGAGAGAGCAAG ATCTTCTCTGGGAGCATTGACAGTTCCACGGTGAAGCAGAACCTCTTCCATCACCCCTTTGTGGCACGTTACGTCCGAATCCTCCCGCGGAACCCCAGGCCTGCGCTGCGGCTGGAGCTGCTGGGCTGTGACCTCAACA GCTGCTCCTTCCCGCTTGGCCTCCAGAAGTTATTAATTCCCGACACCGACCTCCGTGCCTCCTCGAATTATTCGTCGTTCCTGCGGCACTGGGGCTCAAACCTCGCTCGGCTCCATCTGGAGGGCAGCGTCAACGCCTGGAGGCCAAAG ACCAACAACCCTCATGAGTGGCTGGAGGTGGACCTGGGGAGTGTCAAGCGCATCACGGGGGTGGTGACCCAGGGGGCCAAGTCACTGCTGACACCGATGATGGTGACAGAGTTTGCAGTCTCCGTCAGCGACGACAGACAATCCTGGAGCTCTGCCATGGAGCCCGGCTCCCAGAGAGTAAAG ATTTTCCCTGGGAACAGTGACCCTGATGAGGAAGCCTACAACGTGATCGAGCCTCCACTCTTTGGCCGCTACATCCGCATCAATCCCCGAGGATGGATCAACGACATCGCTCTGCGCCTGGAGGTGCTGGGCTGCGACACACAACAGTCCTACTGA